Proteins encoded together in one Caldicellulosiruptor saccharolyticus DSM 8903 window:
- a CDS encoding helix-turn-helix domain-containing protein: protein MEKEVLNFEEAAKFLEISSKTFNQLLKDEDIPARKIGREWRFSKKALLEWLGKGSSRDYFKNQTITRFEEVKSGKTENLISHAKEILDTIAQEKSIIIEDKKFEFPDNVEMEVKIKKRVDTIKFELEFEWLNEEKGDEEDE, encoded by the coding sequence ATGGAAAAAGAGGTTTTGAACTTTGAAGAGGCAGCTAAGTTTTTGGAAATATCAAGCAAGACGTTTAATCAGCTTTTAAAGGATGAAGATATCCCTGCACGAAAGATTGGAAGAGAGTGGCGGTTTTCAAAAAAGGCTTTGCTTGAGTGGCTCGGAAAGGGTTCATCAAGGGATTATTTCAAAAATCAAACTATTACACGGTTCGAAGAAGTAAAAAGTGGAAAAACTGAAAACTTAATCTCTCACGCAAAAGAGATACTTGACACAATTGCGCAAGAAAAATCAATTATCATTGAAGACAAAAAATTTGAATTTCCTGATAACGTAGAGATGGAGGTAAAAATTAAAAAAAGAGTTGACACCATCAAGTTTGAGCTTGAATTTGAATGGCTGAATGAAGAAAAAGGAGATGAAGAGGATGAATAA
- a CDS encoding helix-turn-helix domain-containing protein translates to MDSKEIVLQALKSSDQPLKTQDIVEKTGLDKKEVEKAIKDLKDEGLIESPKRCYYKAK, encoded by the coding sequence ATGGATTCAAAAGAGATTGTGTTGCAGGCGCTAAAAAGCTCTGACCAGCCCTTGAAAACTCAAGACATTGTTGAAAAAACAGGGCTTGATAAAAAGGAAGTGGAAAAGGCAATAAAGGATCTTAAAGATGAAGGTCTGATAGAGTCGCCAAAGCGCTGTTATTATAAGGCAAAATGA
- a CDS encoding response regulator transcription factor, giving the protein MYKILIVDDDMLIRKGIRNVIRWKDFDCEICAEASTGEEALELIKKFTPDIVITDIRMPNMDGIELIERIKAILPQCKIIILTAYREFEYAQRAIKFGAFDFLLKPTKVEDIINVVQKAIAEINKEKTMIEELEKINRLLQEKLPILRENFLFNVIFEMITNEDEIVQMAEVYKIDIKNFVMILAECGIKEENEKPNSHLYLLGVSNILNDFIDKDCSIYTIYLNNSQAVYVVSFECEPSKKEELEFFELLKQLKKAAIECFNIDLTLVVSTWGYGIVELPNKFKECIDAINYKFYFDNEDIIYYKDLSHLFVYVDDKKLKYLKNEIISNVRYGNISNIDILLSELEETLKKSKADKQYIFNLYYLMLIEINMIKAQVLSSSSQYEQEDKLQDIEFLSEILKCKSISELNGVLKMSIQKTIEEVQKHNQSKMGSLIKKVIEYIKANYSYNEISLSEISEKFFVSPSYLSRLFKKETGKNLSDFINEYRIEKAKELLATTDLKTYEVADKVGIPDPHYFSRIFKRYTGYSPSEYKEIVKFKNVRLNG; this is encoded by the coding sequence ATGTACAAGATTTTAATCGTTGATGATGATATGCTTATAAGAAAGGGAATTAGAAATGTAATTAGATGGAAAGATTTTGACTGTGAGATCTGTGCCGAAGCTTCAACTGGCGAGGAGGCCTTAGAGCTTATTAAAAAGTTTACGCCTGACATAGTCATTACAGACATCAGAATGCCTAACATGGATGGGATTGAGCTAATTGAGAGAATAAAGGCCATTTTGCCTCAGTGCAAGATTATTATTCTCACGGCTTACAGAGAATTTGAATATGCTCAAAGAGCCATAAAATTTGGGGCATTTGATTTTTTGCTAAAGCCAACAAAGGTGGAAGATATAATAAATGTTGTTCAAAAAGCTATTGCCGAGATAAATAAAGAAAAAACAATGATAGAAGAACTTGAGAAGATAAATAGACTTTTACAAGAGAAATTGCCAATTTTGAGAGAAAACTTTTTGTTCAATGTCATATTTGAGATGATTACAAATGAAGATGAAATTGTCCAGATGGCAGAAGTATACAAAATTGATATAAAGAACTTTGTCATGATTTTGGCAGAATGTGGAATAAAAGAAGAAAACGAAAAACCAAATAGTCATTTGTATCTTTTGGGTGTTTCTAATATACTGAATGATTTTATTGATAAAGATTGTTCTATATATACAATATACCTAAACAATTCTCAAGCAGTCTATGTTGTAAGTTTTGAATGTGAACCTTCTAAAAAAGAGGAGTTAGAGTTTTTTGAACTTTTAAAACAACTCAAAAAAGCAGCTATTGAATGTTTTAACATAGATCTGACATTAGTTGTCAGTACATGGGGTTACGGTATTGTAGAGCTTCCAAACAAATTCAAAGAGTGCATTGATGCTATTAACTACAAGTTTTACTTTGACAATGAAGACATAATATATTACAAGGACCTTTCACATCTTTTTGTGTATGTTGATGATAAAAAATTAAAATATTTGAAAAATGAAATTATTTCAAATGTAAGATATGGCAATATTTCAAATATAGATATACTATTATCAGAACTTGAAGAAACATTAAAAAAATCAAAGGCTGACAAACAATATATATTCAATCTATATTATCTTATGTTAATTGAGATCAACATGATAAAAGCTCAGGTTTTGTCAAGCTCAAGCCAATATGAACAAGAAGACAAGCTGCAAGACATTGAGTTTTTGAGTGAGATTTTAAAGTGTAAAAGTATTTCTGAGCTAAATGGTGTACTTAAAATGTCAATCCAAAAGACAATCGAGGAGGTACAGAAGCACAACCAGAGCAAGATGGGCAGCTTAATTAAAAAGGTGATTGAATACATTAAGGCAAATTACTCTTACAATGAAATATCACTTTCTGAGATTTCGGAAAAGTTCTTTGTAAGTCCATCATATTTAAGTAGACTATTCAAAAAGGAAACAGGAAAGAATCTTTCTGATTTTATAAATGAATACAGAATTGAGAAGGCTAAAGAGCTTCTTGCAACAACTGATTTAAAAACATATGAGGTGGCTGATAAAGTTGGCATCCCGGACCCTCACTATTTTTCGAGGATATTTAAGCGATATACAGGTTATAGCCCCTCTGAGTACAAAGAAATAGTAAAGTTTAAGAATGTAAGGTTGAATGGATAG
- a CDS encoding arginase family protein: protein MKCLLSSSYILMFDNYYSFQPRLKSLCKIADLSNIRSTRYMCSKSTLKMISERIKNIKNSLCFLGSGDFHHFSLVLLKNISQKISLIVFDKHIDYSDFFEGFVSCGSWLKDACELENVAEVFVLSEEKKNVENQKLKIISPSEYRKIQPQFDIYISIDKDILNSSSLKTTWDQGSCDVATLFDILSYFASKYTIIGSDVCGEPPVNFFSPEHKKSEDINLRLLNFFTSSSQLLAG from the coding sequence TTGAAGTGCTTATTGTCTTCTTCTTATATTTTAATGTTTGACAATTATTATTCTTTTCAGCCAAGACTCAAAAGCTTATGCAAAATAGCTGATCTTAGCAATATAAGATCAACAAGATATATGTGTTCAAAAAGTACTCTAAAAATGATTTCTGAGAGAATTAAAAATATAAAAAATTCGTTGTGTTTTCTTGGTTCAGGTGACTTTCATCATTTTTCATTGGTGCTTCTCAAAAACATTTCTCAAAAAATCTCTTTAATCGTCTTTGATAAGCACATTGACTACTCAGACTTTTTTGAGGGATTTGTCAGCTGTGGATCGTGGTTAAAAGACGCATGTGAATTAGAAAATGTTGCTGAGGTCTTTGTACTTTCAGAGGAAAAAAAGAATGTTGAAAATCAAAAGCTAAAAATAATTTCACCCTCAGAATACAGAAAAATCCAGCCTCAATTTGATATTTACATAAGCATTGACAAAGATATTTTGAATTCTTCTTCTTTAAAAACAACATGGGACCAAGGAAGCTGCGATGTCGCCACCCTCTTTGATATTCTTTCTTACTTTGCTTCTAAATACACCATAATTGGCTCTGATGTTTGCGGAGAACCACCTGTCAATTTCTTTTCGCCTGAGCACAAGAAAAGTGAAGATATTAACCTGAGATTACTAAATTTTTTTACATCAAGTTCACAACTTTTAGCTGGATGA
- a CDS encoding MFS transporter, with translation MNNKNSKIQEKKVFGIPWNAFIFGFVSFLNDFSSELTIRALPLFLKNVLNTKTSIIGLIEGVADSTATILKIFSGYLSDKLNQRKWLVTLGYGLSAISKPLLYFANNWVFVLIIRFLDRVGKGIRTSPRDALIANTTKKEELGKAFGFNRAMDPAGAILALLVGSVVIYFSSKNAIKLTDHLFKILVLISIFPVFIALFLIVAFAVDVKNGSSSANKVNLSLKGFNKRFKLYLLTIAIFTLGNSSDAFLILQAQNRGLSILEIFLMLAAFNFITTISAYPAGLLSDRIKRQHLIVAGWIVYALIYFGFGLATKTYQIVILYILYGLYYGLTEGVEKALVADLVEPEKRGTAYGLYNGAVGIFAFPASLIAGFLWQYISPSAPFIFGAVLAIIASISLLKVLSLKSD, from the coding sequence ATGAATAATAAGAATTCAAAAATTCAGGAAAAGAAAGTCTTTGGTATACCGTGGAATGCGTTTATATTTGGTTTTGTGAGCTTTTTAAACGACTTTTCAAGTGAGCTGACAATAAGAGCACTTCCCCTTTTTTTGAAAAATGTTCTGAACACAAAAACATCTATTATAGGGCTTATAGAAGGAGTGGCAGACTCAACCGCAACAATTTTAAAAATCTTTTCAGGGTATCTTTCTGACAAGTTAAATCAGCGAAAATGGCTTGTCACTTTGGGCTATGGCCTTTCTGCAATTTCAAAACCGCTTTTGTACTTCGCAAACAACTGGGTGTTTGTGCTGATAATAAGGTTTCTCGACAGAGTAGGCAAGGGTATTAGAACATCTCCTAGAGATGCACTAATTGCAAACACCACAAAAAAAGAAGAGCTTGGAAAGGCGTTTGGTTTTAATAGAGCAATGGACCCGGCAGGTGCAATCCTGGCTCTTTTGGTAGGTTCTGTAGTTATCTATTTTTCTTCAAAAAATGCCATTAAACTCACAGATCATCTATTTAAGATTTTAGTTTTAATTTCAATCTTCCCAGTATTTATTGCTCTTTTTCTCATAGTTGCATTTGCTGTAGATGTTAAAAATGGAAGCAGCAGTGCAAACAAAGTGAACCTCTCTTTAAAAGGTTTTAACAAAAGATTTAAGCTGTATCTTCTCACAATTGCAATTTTTACACTTGGTAACTCTTCAGATGCGTTTTTGATACTTCAAGCTCAAAACAGAGGTTTGAGTATCTTAGAGATATTTTTGATGTTAGCGGCATTTAACTTTATCACCACAATCAGTGCCTATCCAGCAGGACTTCTTTCAGATAGAATAAAACGTCAACATTTAATTGTTGCTGGCTGGATTGTGTATGCTCTGATTTACTTTGGTTTCGGCCTTGCAACAAAGACATACCAAATAGTCATCCTGTACATTCTATATGGTCTCTACTATGGACTGACAGAAGGGGTTGAAAAGGCACTTGTTGCCGACTTAGTAGAACCTGAAAAAAGAGGAACCGCTTATGGACTTTATAATGGAGCTGTTGGAATATTTGCATTTCCTGCAAGTTTGATAGCTGGGTTTTTGTGGCAATACATCTCACCTTCCGCACCGTTTATATTTGGTGCAGTCCTTGCAATTATCGCTTCTATATCTCTTTTGAAAGTGCTTAGCTTAAAAAGCGACTAA
- a CDS encoding sensor histidine kinase — protein sequence MGKSKGILDRFLKYYRSISIDKKFLAVAYIQIFIPIILIGVVSFRISSDLIFEKYIGYTSDVIKTARLRIVDKINELNLITQDVLYQSELYNVLEKAQRKIDYYDDVASFTNKLRKIILGHRDIQSIGIFTKDKKLCIVDNTSQKKGLDEIVPLAITFERLYRIASNGDGKPVWYVANIDGENENNPAVLIVRLINNPRTLKFQGILAIMVNSELFTKTFSELVAEKSQAISLIGQNTFVCTKGQLNKQEVMKLTDSIKNENGVVTYTSKESIVNVLPIKEVNWYIVTSIPVKVLFRDIDKLRIWLIILCFLSFMITSATALLLSMDFLKPISAIVEATKKVRSGEYTTINDLERKDELGLLIENFNSMVQKINHLINSIYKEQITRKEAEIKALQSQLNPHFLFNILESINWLAQLNGVSQISDVVIALSRLLEVNLKEEKFLPLEEELKYITSYISILKINFGEENLKLEIDADKKALKFRIPKLLIQPLVENSVFHGIRPKGRGKIFIGCYVFDEKLNIIVKDDGIGMNPEKLNKIRDGLANELEFDQEEKSYTRIGLLNVVKRLKLIYGSNAHFSIESVPNKGTTIKIEILVEAIEKVYEDNLEYL from the coding sequence ATGGGAAAAAGTAAAGGAATTTTGGATAGGTTTTTAAAATATTACAGAAGCATTTCAATAGACAAGAAATTTTTGGCAGTTGCATATATCCAAATCTTTATTCCAATAATACTGATAGGTGTTGTAAGCTTTAGAATTTCTTCCGACCTGATTTTCGAAAAGTATATTGGTTACACCTCTGATGTTATAAAAACTGCAAGATTGAGAATTGTTGATAAAATAAATGAATTAAATCTGATTACCCAAGATGTATTGTATCAAAGTGAGTTATATAATGTACTTGAAAAAGCCCAAAGAAAAATTGACTATTACGACGATGTTGCCTCATTTACGAATAAACTTAGAAAGATAATCTTAGGACATCGTGATATTCAATCTATTGGAATTTTTACAAAAGACAAGAAACTGTGTATAGTTGACAACACATCTCAGAAAAAGGGGCTTGATGAGATTGTACCACTGGCCATTACATTTGAGAGACTCTACCGTATAGCATCAAACGGCGATGGAAAACCCGTATGGTATGTTGCAAATATCGATGGTGAAAACGAAAATAACCCAGCTGTTCTTATTGTAAGGCTCATTAATAATCCTAGGACGTTAAAATTTCAAGGAATTTTAGCAATTATGGTAAATAGCGAACTGTTTACCAAGACATTTTCAGAGCTTGTTGCAGAAAAAAGTCAAGCAATTTCGCTCATTGGTCAAAACACCTTCGTTTGTACAAAAGGACAGCTCAACAAACAAGAGGTTATGAAGCTTACCGATAGTATAAAAAACGAAAATGGCGTTGTTACATATACCTCGAAAGAGTCTATTGTAAATGTCTTGCCGATAAAAGAAGTAAATTGGTATATTGTAACATCAATACCTGTAAAAGTTCTTTTTAGAGATATAGATAAACTTCGCATATGGTTAATTATCCTTTGCTTTTTGTCTTTCATGATAACGTCTGCTACAGCTCTTTTACTCTCTATGGATTTTTTAAAGCCAATCTCGGCTATTGTTGAGGCAACAAAAAAAGTAAGAAGTGGGGAGTATACTACAATAAATGACCTTGAGCGAAAAGATGAGCTTGGGCTTTTAATTGAGAACTTCAATAGCATGGTACAGAAGATAAATCATCTTATAAATTCTATCTACAAAGAGCAAATAACGAGAAAAGAAGCTGAAATAAAAGCGCTGCAGAGTCAGCTCAATCCTCATTTTTTATTTAACATATTAGAATCAATTAACTGGCTTGCGCAGCTAAACGGGGTATCTCAAATTAGTGATGTTGTGATAGCCCTCTCAAGACTTTTAGAGGTGAATTTGAAAGAAGAAAAATTCTTGCCTCTTGAAGAGGAGCTAAAATACATAACTTCGTATATTTCTATTTTAAAGATAAACTTTGGAGAGGAAAATCTGAAACTTGAGATTGACGCAGACAAAAAGGCTTTAAAGTTTAGAATTCCAAAACTCTTAATTCAACCGCTTGTAGAAAACTCTGTTTTTCATGGGATAAGACCAAAAGGGAGAGGCAAGATTTTTATTGGATGTTATGTGTTTGATGAAAAGCTCAACATAATTGTGAAAGACGACGGGATAGGGATGAATCCAGAAAAATTAAATAAAATTCGTGATGGTCTTGCAAATGAGCTTGAGTTTGACCAAGAAGAAAAATCATACACAAGAATTGGACTTCTGAATGTTGTAAAGAGATTAAAATTGATATATGGTAGTAATGCTCACTTTTCAATCGAAAGTGTGCCTAATAAGGGCACCACAATAAAGATAGAAATTTTGGTTGAGGCAATAGAAAAAGTCTATGAAGATAACTTAGAATACTTGTAA
- a CDS encoding endonuclease III domain-containing protein, whose protein sequence is MNVNFSQKLYEIFQRLYEFWGPQNWWPAETKFEMVVGAILTQNTSWSSVEKAISNLKKANILSIEGILQTPDEILAQLIRPTGYYNQKAKRLKDFCSFLKNEFNSDLQKLFSLEISELREKLLSQKGIGYETADSIILYGAEKPIFVVDAYTKRLFFRLGLIESEKIDYNQLQSTIMENLEHKTSLFNEFHALIVKHCKEICKNKKPECKKCCLHKMCEAGTFK, encoded by the coding sequence ATGAATGTAAATTTCTCTCAAAAACTCTATGAAATATTCCAGAGATTATACGAATTTTGGGGCCCTCAAAACTGGTGGCCAGCTGAAACAAAGTTTGAGATGGTTGTTGGCGCAATCTTGACTCAAAATACATCGTGGAGTTCAGTTGAAAAAGCCATTTCAAATCTCAAAAAAGCGAATATTCTGTCAATTGAAGGAATTCTGCAAACTCCTGACGAAATATTAGCTCAGCTAATTCGTCCAACAGGCTATTACAATCAAAAAGCTAAAAGATTAAAAGACTTTTGTAGTTTTTTGAAAAACGAATTTAATTCTGACTTGCAAAAGCTTTTTAGCCTTGAGATTTCTGAGCTAAGAGAAAAATTGCTCTCCCAGAAAGGTATAGGATACGAAACTGCTGACAGTATAATACTCTATGGAGCAGAAAAGCCTATTTTTGTTGTTGACGCTTATACAAAAAGGCTTTTTTTCAGGCTTGGATTAATAGAAAGTGAAAAAATTGACTACAACCAGCTGCAATCTACTATCATGGAAAATTTAGAACATAAAACATCTTTGTTCAACGAGTTTCATGCACTTATTGTAAAACACTGTAAAGAGATTTGTAAGAATAAAAAACCTGAATGCAAAAAGTGTTGCTTACACAAAATGTGTGAGGCTGGCACTTTTAAATAA
- the pulA gene encoding type I pullulanase, whose protein sequence is MIKTNLGKRLMSVLIVLSFLVSIILPLSIFAADEKTTLIIHYYRYNEDYQGWNLWIWPVEPVGTEGKAYEFTSKDDFGVKAVVELPGKVTKVGIIVRKGNWEAKDVAVDRFISGINGTKEVWLIEGEEQIYTSQPQKTPKMTAFIDGLNTIVVKLAKKADILSNNKTQGFKVTAFYEEIPIKKVEPVLPKINKNFKPEEAGYELIDGGTKVRFILKPGAGDFKFTDTSGKLDVYVSGTMNDWGGTASSEGKYKPLPEWKMTWNPQKGYYELVKELGKDGVVIGAKFKFTSWDGTSAKWYPDGMGNDKVIEELYTGNEKITKVDTFKITTEEELEPQVPYVVSKDGFKSTIAQARNILDNPKYYYKGNDLGCTYTKAYSTFRLWAPTAIGVILRLYDDYKTTKYKEYEMEQSVNGTWYLKINGDLKGKYYQYEVWHASNSITDDTIRKYVVPDPYSRATSANSERTLIFDPKDTNPVGWEKDTFIKLENQEDAIIYETHVRDFTIDASSGIRPEFRGKYLGFTQTGTKGPNGVKTGIDHLKELGITHVHLLPTYDFGSVDETNPDKSYNWGYDPVLYQNVEGSYATNPNTIARIKEYKQMVMALHKAGIGVIQDVVFNHTFQIGDAKFSIFDKIVPGYFYRKDKDGNYSNGSGVGNEIATEKPMVRKFIIDTLTYLTKEYHIDGFRFDLMAAIDRVTMAKAQEEVRKINPSAVIYGEGWMAGASPLDPSLRMEIGSFNQAGLHIGLFNDRIREAIRGNLDNESKGFMQGNYSYRLEDLKRGIQGGLGDFAKDPDECINYVSAHDNLTLWDKLQKSVPNEPDYIKDKMGRLANAIVLTAQGVPFLHGGVEFNRTKYMNSNSYNAGDKINKYDWNLKVKWYNTFKYYQGLIALRKAHPAFRMTTAEDIQKYLTFIQTPKGTLGFRLTYPKDTWNDIIVVYNSTKKVQEVTLPEGNWVVVANGDEVGTTPIKNLTNFVAGKALVAPISMFVAYKSNEFPQGFTKVTGKDPVSLESSSTVAVPKVYGNGNIEVTFKVKVPAGTDDDVIYLAGSFGKAGLSDWNPGDKDGAIELVRLQDGTYTVTVKLNAGETFEYKYTRGSWSTVEKGANKEEIENRKLTVKDEGGGKMTVNDTVLNWADK, encoded by the coding sequence ATGATTAAAACTAATTTGGGCAAACGTTTGATGTCAGTTTTAATTGTTTTGAGCTTTTTAGTTTCAATCATTTTGCCACTTTCAATTTTTGCTGCAGATGAAAAAACAACTCTTATCATTCACTACTACCGTTACAACGAAGATTATCAGGGTTGGAACCTCTGGATTTGGCCTGTTGAGCCGGTTGGGACAGAAGGGAAAGCTTATGAGTTTACTTCTAAAGATGACTTTGGTGTAAAAGCAGTTGTAGAACTTCCCGGCAAAGTAACTAAAGTGGGTATTATCGTAAGAAAGGGCAACTGGGAAGCAAAAGATGTTGCTGTCGATAGGTTCATCTCAGGAATCAATGGAACAAAAGAAGTTTGGCTAATAGAAGGTGAAGAGCAAATCTATACATCTCAACCTCAGAAAACTCCGAAAATGACAGCTTTTATCGATGGACTTAATACAATCGTTGTGAAGCTTGCAAAGAAGGCAGATATCCTTTCAAATAACAAGACTCAAGGGTTCAAAGTTACGGCCTTTTATGAAGAAATTCCTATCAAAAAAGTTGAGCCAGTTTTACCCAAGATAAATAAGAATTTTAAGCCAGAAGAAGCAGGGTATGAGCTCATTGATGGTGGCACAAAAGTGAGATTTATCTTAAAACCAGGTGCAGGTGATTTTAAGTTTACAGATACAAGTGGTAAACTTGATGTATACGTATCAGGAACTATGAACGACTGGGGTGGAACAGCTTCTTCCGAAGGAAAATATAAACCACTTCCTGAATGGAAAATGACATGGAATCCGCAGAAAGGATACTATGAGCTTGTGAAAGAACTTGGCAAAGACGGTGTTGTAATTGGGGCTAAGTTCAAGTTCACATCATGGGATGGTACATCTGCAAAGTGGTACCCAGATGGAATGGGGAATGACAAGGTAATTGAAGAGCTTTACACAGGTAATGAGAAGATAACAAAAGTTGATACCTTTAAGATTACAACTGAGGAAGAACTTGAGCCGCAGGTGCCATATGTTGTTTCTAAGGATGGCTTTAAGTCTACAATTGCTCAGGCAAGAAATATATTAGACAATCCGAAGTATTACTATAAAGGCAACGATTTGGGATGCACATATACAAAAGCTTATTCAACATTCAGATTGTGGGCTCCGACAGCAATTGGAGTTATACTAAGACTCTATGATGATTATAAAACTACCAAGTATAAAGAGTATGAAATGGAGCAGTCTGTCAACGGAACATGGTATCTTAAGATAAATGGAGATTTGAAAGGGAAATACTACCAATATGAAGTTTGGCATGCTTCTAACTCTATAACCGACGATACAATCAGAAAATATGTTGTGCCAGACCCATATTCAAGGGCAACTTCGGCAAACTCTGAAAGAACTTTAATATTTGACCCAAAAGATACAAATCCAGTTGGTTGGGAAAAAGATACATTTATAAAGCTTGAAAACCAAGAAGATGCAATAATTTATGAGACGCATGTTAGAGACTTTACAATAGATGCTTCAAGTGGAATAAGGCCAGAGTTTAGAGGCAAGTACTTAGGCTTTACTCAAACAGGTACAAAAGGACCAAATGGCGTGAAAACAGGTATTGACCATTTGAAAGAGCTTGGTATAACCCATGTACATCTGCTTCCAACATATGACTTTGGTTCGGTTGATGAGACAAATCCTGACAAAAGCTATAACTGGGGATATGATCCTGTACTTTATCAAAATGTTGAAGGTTCATATGCTACAAATCCAAATACAATTGCAAGAATTAAAGAGTACAAACAGATGGTTATGGCTCTGCACAAGGCAGGAATAGGTGTTATTCAAGACGTTGTATTTAACCACACATTCCAGATAGGAGATGCTAAATTCTCAATTTTTGACAAGATAGTGCCAGGGTACTTTTACAGAAAAGACAAAGACGGTAACTACTCCAATGGCTCAGGTGTGGGTAACGAAATTGCAACAGAAAAGCCGATGGTAAGAAAGTTTATAATTGATACATTGACATACCTTACAAAAGAATATCACATAGATGGTTTTAGATTTGACTTAATGGCAGCAATAGACAGGGTTACTATGGCAAAAGCACAAGAAGAAGTAAGAAAAATTAATCCGTCAGCAGTAATTTATGGTGAAGGTTGGATGGCAGGTGCATCACCGCTTGACCCGTCACTTAGAATGGAAATAGGCTCATTCAACCAGGCAGGACTACACATAGGGCTCTTTAATGACAGGATTAGAGAGGCTATAAGGGGTAATCTTGACAACGAGTCCAAGGGCTTTATGCAGGGGAACTATTCTTACAGGCTTGAGGACTTGAAAAGAGGTATCCAAGGCGGACTTGGTGACTTTGCAAAAGACCCTGATGAGTGTATTAACTATGTTTCAGCACATGACAACCTAACACTGTGGGACAAACTTCAAAAGAGTGTTCCAAATGAACCAGATTATATCAAAGATAAGATGGGCAGACTTGCAAATGCAATCGTTTTGACAGCGCAAGGTGTTCCATTCTTACACGGTGGAGTTGAATTCAACAGAACAAAATATATGAACAGCAACTCATATAATGCGGGTGACAAAATAAACAAATATGACTGGAACTTGAAAGTAAAGTGGTACAATACTTTTAAGTACTATCAAGGTTTAATTGCACTAAGAAAAGCTCACCCAGCCTTCAGAATGACAACTGCAGAAGACATCCAAAAATACCTCACATTTATCCAGACACCAAAAGGGACTTTAGGATTCAGACTCACATATCCAAAAGATACATGGAATGACATTATAGTTGTTTACAACTCAACAAAGAAAGTACAAGAGGTCACACTGCCAGAGGGGAACTGGGTTGTTGTTGCAAATGGAGATGAAGTTGGCACAACACCAATTAAGAATCTGACAAACTTTGTTGCTGGCAAAGCATTGGTTGCACCAATTTCAATGTTTGTTGCATACAAGAGCAATGAATTTCCGCAAGGTTTTACTAAGGTAACCGGTAAGGACCCTGTATCGTTAGAAAGCTCAAGCACAGTAGCAGTTCCAAAAGTTTATGGTAATGGAAATATTGAGGTCACATTTAAAGTAAAGGTACCAGCTGGGACAGATGATGATGTTATCTATTTGGCAGGTTCGTTTGGAAAAGCTGGACTTTCTGACTGGAATCCAGGAGATAAAGATGGAGCAATAGAACTTGTAAGATTGCAAGACGGAACATATACTGTGACTGTGAAACTTAACGCAGGTGAAACATTCGAATATAAATACACAAGAGGTAGCTGGTCTACAGTCGAGAAAGGTGCAAATAAAGAAGAGATAGAGAACAGAAAACTAACAGTTAAAGATGAAGGCGGCGGAAAGATGACAGTCAACGACACAGTTTTGAACTGGGCTGATAAATGA